The Fimbriimonas ginsengisoli Gsoil 348 genome window below encodes:
- a CDS encoding type II secretion system protein: MNRRRAFTLIELLVVIAIISILAGILFPVFARAKAAAKKTQCLSNLKQIGSAIALYMNDADGVFPHALDASDKFTPQIWDAFPEFRARIPHMPMLHEVLQPYLKNLEVFHCPSDTGTRMLDSHPDTEFVTSPSMFKMYGSSYFFRTEIAFKAFTDTSFRLPADVNVLFDGGGHWHGDGRALEMGDVNSGNYLPLLHSYRYNTLFGDFHVKTLTRDALMLSWSSEL, from the coding sequence ATGAATCGCCGCCGCGCATTTACCCTTATCGAGCTCCTCGTCGTGATCGCGATTATCTCGATCTTGGCCGGCATCCTGTTCCCGGTCTTCGCGCGGGCCAAGGCGGCAGCCAAAAAGACGCAGTGCCTCAGCAATTTAAAACAAATCGGCAGCGCGATCGCGCTCTACATGAACGATGCCGACGGTGTTTTTCCGCACGCATTGGATGCCTCGGACAAGTTCACTCCTCAAATCTGGGATGCATTCCCCGAGTTTCGCGCGCGAATTCCCCACATGCCTATGCTGCATGAGGTGCTGCAGCCGTATCTAAAGAACCTCGAGGTGTTCCACTGCCCGTCCGATACGGGAACGCGAATGCTGGACAGCCATCCCGACACCGAGTTTGTGACCTCGCCGAGCATGTTCAAGATGTACGGGTCGAGCTACTTCTTCCGCACCGAGATCGCTTTTAAGGCGTTTACCGATACCAGCTTCCGCCTTCCTGCCGACGTCAACGTTCTATTCGACGGCGGCGGCCACTGGCATGGGGACGGGCGGGCGCTGGAGATGGGCGACGTTAACAGCGGCAACTACCTTCCGCTCCTGCACAGCTACCGCTACAACACCCTGTTCGGAGATTTTCACGTTAAGACCCTTACCCGCGACGCTTTGATGCTGTCGTGGAGCTCCGAGTTGTAA